One Prosthecochloris marina DNA segment encodes these proteins:
- the queA gene encoding tRNA preQ1(34) S-adenosylmethionine ribosyltransferase-isomerase QueA: MKVSDYDYELPESSIAIYPPADRGTTRLEVLSRDTGAIIHAAYAELGRFIEPGDLLVLNNSRVVQARLFAQKTTGAKVELVLLEKHGDHQDLVMYRGRLKPGDVLLAHGNKLLVSAVEGEGVARVVCQDGRSVPDFFADYGDVPIPPYLKRAAEEVDRERYQTVFAEIPGSVAAPTASLNMTRELLDSLEEKGVVFAYVTLHVGLGTFLPIRGDDLDSHVMHREYYCIPADTVRKIRETKGKKKKVVAVGTTVTRSLEHAASVIEQQQSPREIAGEADIFIYPGYSFRVIDGLVTNYHAPRSTVLMLTAAFAGWENLKHAYEEALDRDYRFLSYGDSMLIV, translated from the coding sequence ATGAAAGTCAGTGATTACGATTATGAACTGCCGGAAAGCAGTATAGCGATATATCCTCCTGCAGATCGTGGAACAACCAGGCTCGAGGTACTGAGTCGTGATACAGGGGCTATAATACATGCTGCGTATGCTGAACTCGGTCGCTTTATCGAGCCGGGTGATCTTCTTGTACTCAACAATAGCAGAGTGGTGCAGGCCAGATTGTTCGCCCAAAAAACAACCGGAGCGAAAGTTGAGCTTGTTTTGCTCGAAAAGCATGGCGACCATCAGGATCTGGTAATGTACCGGGGACGGTTGAAGCCGGGAGACGTGCTGCTTGCTCATGGGAATAAGCTGCTGGTTTCGGCTGTAGAAGGAGAGGGGGTTGCAAGAGTGGTCTGCCAGGATGGGAGAAGTGTGCCGGATTTTTTTGCCGATTATGGCGATGTGCCTATTCCGCCTTATCTGAAAAGGGCTGCCGAGGAGGTTGACCGTGAGCGTTATCAGACGGTTTTTGCAGAAATACCGGGTTCGGTTGCCGCACCGACCGCTTCGCTGAACATGACCCGTGAGCTGCTCGATTCTCTTGAGGAAAAAGGTGTTGTTTTTGCTTACGTCACCCTTCATGTCGGACTCGGTACGTTTCTTCCTATCAGAGGAGATGATCTGGATTCGCATGTCATGCACCGGGAATACTATTGCATACCCGCCGATACTGTCAGAAAAATCCGGGAAACAAAGGGGAAGAAAAAAAAGGTAGTGGCAGTTGGAACCACGGTGACCCGCTCACTCGAACATGCAGCATCGGTGATCGAGCAGCAACAATCACCCCGGGAAATTGCCGGCGAAGCCGATATCTTTATTTATCCGGGTTACTCTTTCAGGGTTATCGACGGTCTTGTTACCAATTACCATGCGCCCCGATCCACAGTTCTGATGCTTACCGCGGCTTTTGCCGGGTGGGAAAACCTGAAGCATGCATACGAAGAGGCTCTTGACAGGGATTACAGGTTTCTCAGCTATGGAGACAGCATGCTGATAGTGTAG
- the acnB gene encoding bifunctional aconitate hydratase 2/2-methylisocitrate dehydratase, with protein sequence MGLIQEYRAHTDERAQSGIPPLPLTADQARELIELLQQDPVEDQDYLLTLFREHISPGVDDAAFEKAAFLDRVVKGDTACAVISAVDAVNILGTMLGGYNVKPLVDALSHDDGDVASAAAEMLKKTLLVYESFDVVAELAKSNRYAKEVMESWANAEWFEAKPSIPEKMTLTVFKVPGETNTDDLSPASEAFTRSDIPLHALSMLGSKMEDPIGTIAELKKKGNPVVFVGDVVGTGSSRKSGINSVQWHIGEDIPAVPNKRTGGVVIGGIIAPIFFNTAEDSGALPIQADVTAMETGDVVELYPYEGKIEKDGAVIAEFKLEPNTLGDEVRAGGRIPLIIGRTLTRQAREALGMGEEDIFKQPEQPADTGKGYTLAQKIIGKACGLTGVRPGMYVEPETLTVGSQDTTGAMTRDEIKELAALSFGADLVMQSFCHTAAYPKPADVKLHKTLPYFIMSRGGVALRPGDGVVHTWLNRMVLPDTLGTGADSHTRFPIGISFPGGSGLVAFAGVTGSMPLNVPESVLVRFKGELQEGITLRDLVNAIPYVAIKQGLLTVEKKGKKNIFAGRILEIEGLPQLNVEQAFELSDASAERSAAACTVRLDKGPVIEYINSNVKLLEQMVESGYGDPETLRRRVGKMKEWLANPSLMEPDGDAEYAAVIEIDLNEIKEPIVACPNDPDDVITLSEALADSSRPQKIDEVFVGSCMTNIGHFRALGEVLKGKGQVATRLWVVPPTKMDMKKLVEEGYYSLYGAAGARTEVPGCSLCMGNQARVADNAVVFSTSTRNFDNRLGAGALVYLGSAELAAVCALLGRLPKPEEYFEAVNSNLSGNESQVYKYLNFHEVTDEQLGILVD encoded by the coding sequence ATGGGTCTTATACAAGAATATCGGGCACACACGGATGAGAGGGCGCAGAGTGGTATTCCGCCACTTCCTTTGACTGCGGATCAGGCACGTGAACTGATCGAGCTGTTGCAGCAGGATCCAGTAGAAGATCAGGACTATCTGCTGACACTTTTCCGTGAACATATCAGTCCCGGGGTTGATGACGCGGCATTCGAAAAAGCGGCATTTCTGGACCGGGTTGTCAAGGGGGACACGGCATGTGCGGTGATTTCTGCGGTTGACGCGGTGAACATTCTCGGCACCATGCTTGGTGGATACAACGTCAAGCCTCTTGTCGATGCCTTGTCGCATGATGATGGCGACGTTGCATCCGCGGCTGCTGAAATGCTGAAAAAGACTCTTTTGGTCTATGAGTCATTCGATGTGGTTGCTGAACTTGCCAAGTCGAACCGCTATGCGAAAGAGGTCATGGAGTCATGGGCCAATGCCGAGTGGTTTGAAGCGAAGCCTTCCATTCCGGAAAAAATGACGCTGACGGTTTTCAAAGTTCCCGGTGAAACAAACACAGATGATCTTTCTCCTGCAAGTGAAGCATTTACAAGAAGCGATATTCCGTTACACGCATTGAGCATGCTGGGTTCAAAAATGGAAGATCCTATCGGGACTATCGCCGAACTGAAGAAAAAAGGCAATCCTGTTGTTTTTGTCGGTGATGTCGTCGGTACCGGTTCAAGCAGAAAATCAGGCATCAACTCTGTCCAGTGGCATATCGGTGAAGACATTCCTGCCGTGCCGAACAAGCGTACCGGTGGTGTTGTTATCGGTGGAATCATTGCTCCGATCTTTTTCAACACTGCGGAAGATTCAGGTGCTCTTCCGATCCAGGCCGATGTTACTGCCATGGAGACGGGTGATGTCGTGGAGCTTTATCCTTACGAAGGAAAAATTGAAAAAGACGGTGCTGTTATCGCCGAGTTCAAACTCGAGCCGAACACTCTTGGTGATGAAGTGAGAGCAGGTGGAAGAATTCCTCTGATCATAGGCAGGACTCTTACCCGTCAGGCTCGTGAGGCACTCGGTATGGGAGAAGAGGATATTTTCAAGCAACCCGAACAGCCTGCAGATACCGGTAAAGGGTATACCCTTGCGCAGAAGATTATTGGTAAGGCATGTGGACTTACAGGGGTCAGGCCGGGTATGTATGTCGAGCCGGAAACCCTTACTGTTGGTTCACAGGATACAACGGGTGCAATGACCCGCGATGAAATCAAGGAACTTGCCGCCCTGAGTTTCGGCGCTGATCTGGTTATGCAGAGTTTCTGTCATACAGCAGCCTATCCAAAACCTGCCGATGTAAAGCTTCACAAGACGTTGCCATACTTTATCATGAGCAGGGGAGGGGTCGCGCTCCGGCCTGGTGACGGTGTTGTTCATACCTGGTTGAACCGTATGGTTCTTCCCGATACACTCGGTACCGGTGCGGACTCGCATACCCGTTTCCCCATCGGCATTTCTTTTCCCGGCGGTTCGGGGCTGGTTGCTTTTGCCGGTGTTACGGGTTCCATGCCTTTGAACGTTCCGGAGTCGGTTCTTGTCCGTTTCAAGGGTGAGCTTCAGGAAGGTATAACTCTCAGAGATCTGGTCAATGCAATCCCTTATGTTGCGATCAAACAGGGGCTCCTGACGGTTGAGAAAAAAGGTAAAAAGAATATTTTCGCCGGCAGGATTCTTGAAATCGAAGGGTTGCCGCAATTGAACGTTGAACAGGCATTCGAGCTCAGTGATGCTTCTGCAGAGCGTAGTGCCGCAGCATGTACGGTTCGTCTTGACAAGGGGCCGGTGATCGAGTATATCAACTCGAACGTGAAGCTTCTCGAACAGATGGTAGAGAGTGGCTATGGTGATCCTGAAACGCTTCGCCGCAGGGTCGGCAAGATGAAGGAATGGCTTGCGAACCCTTCGCTTATGGAGCCTGATGGTGATGCAGAATATGCAGCGGTCATCGAGATTGATCTGAACGAGATTAAGGAGCCTATCGTTGCCTGTCCGAACGATCCCGATGATGTCATTACCCTTTCAGAAGCTTTGGCAGATAGTAGTCGTCCGCAGAAGATCGATGAAGTGTTTGTCGGTAGCTGCATGACCAACATCGGGCATTTCCGTGCTCTCGGTGAAGTGCTGAAAGGAAAGGGCCAGGTTGCCACAAGACTTTGGGTAGTTCCTCCGACAAAGATGGATATGAAAAAGCTTGTCGAGGAAGGTTACTATTCCCTGTACGGTGCAGCTGGGGCACGTACCGAGGTTCCCGGTTGCTCACTATGTATGGGTAACCAGGCTCGTGTGGCTGACAATGCTGTTGTATTTTCCACCAGTACAAGAAACTTCGATAACCGACTTGGTGCAGGTGCCCTGGTGTATCTTGGTTCTGCAGAGCTTGCTGCAGTCTGTGCGCTGCTTGGAAGGTTACCGAAACCCGAGGAGTATTTTGAGGCGGTTAACAGTAACCTTTCGGGCAACGAAAGTCAGGTATACAAGTATCTGAATTTCCATGAGGTCACTGACGAACAGCTTGGAATTCTCGTTGATTAA
- a CDS encoding methionine adenosyltransferase gives MKKQRNISVELASTLPVEQQQTELVERKGIAHPDTMCDSIMEAVCIALCKEYNDRFGRILHHNIDKGMLVAGRTMPQPGGGKVIEPMKIIFGDRATYTHDGTVIQVGEIAEAAAKKWLRKNLRFVDPEVNIIYQNEIKPGSPELTDTFSRPVIGANDTSVGVGHAPRTETERLVFETEQYLNSNIFKYAYPETGKDIKVMAFRKNRDLTLTVAIAFVDRYIRDKKVYFEKKQIIQDNLTQFIRCKQENIDNVTVQINTLDDPERGEEGMYLTVLGTSAESGDGGQVGRGNRVNGLITFNRPQSLEAAAGKNPVNHVGKIYSVLSNEIARRIHKEVDGVKEVTVYLCSQIGQPLDEPLQASAKLILDENLHLDDIRETVTSIIQVELAYVGVFIEQLALGKYSIC, from the coding sequence ATGAAAAAGCAGCGAAATATTTCAGTTGAGCTTGCCTCGACACTTCCTGTTGAACAGCAGCAGACAGAGCTCGTCGAGCGCAAGGGCATCGCCCACCCTGATACCATGTGTGATTCCATCATGGAAGCCGTTTGTATAGCCCTTTGCAAGGAATATAACGACCGTTTCGGACGGATCCTGCACCACAACATCGATAAAGGGATGCTTGTTGCCGGCCGAACCATGCCCCAACCGGGTGGAGGAAAGGTTATCGAGCCAATGAAAATCATTTTCGGTGATCGCGCAACCTACACCCATGACGGAACAGTCATTCAGGTGGGCGAAATTGCCGAAGCCGCAGCAAAAAAATGGCTTCGAAAAAATCTGCGGTTTGTGGATCCTGAAGTCAACATCATCTACCAGAATGAAATCAAACCAGGCTCTCCTGAGCTTACAGATACCTTCTCGCGACCGGTTATCGGAGCAAACGACACGTCAGTCGGTGTCGGACATGCTCCGCGAACCGAAACGGAACGGTTGGTATTTGAGACAGAACAATACCTCAACTCGAACATTTTCAAGTATGCCTATCCTGAAACAGGCAAGGACATCAAGGTCATGGCTTTCAGGAAAAACCGTGACCTGACGCTAACCGTGGCAATTGCCTTTGTCGATCGTTACATCCGCGACAAGAAAGTTTATTTCGAAAAGAAACAGATTATCCAGGATAACCTCACCCAGTTTATCAGGTGCAAACAGGAAAATATCGACAACGTCACTGTTCAGATTAACACTCTTGACGACCCGGAACGAGGAGAAGAAGGAATGTACCTTACAGTACTCGGCACTTCCGCGGAAAGTGGCGACGGCGGCCAGGTAGGTAGAGGTAACCGCGTGAATGGCCTGATAACCTTCAATCGGCCCCAAAGCCTCGAGGCTGCTGCGGGCAAAAATCCGGTCAATCATGTCGGCAAAATATACAGTGTCCTCAGCAACGAAATCGCAAGGCGGATTCACAAGGAAGTTGATGGTGTCAAAGAGGTCACTGTTTACCTTTGCAGCCAGATAGGTCAACCTCTCGATGAACCTCTACAGGCATCGGCGAAACTCATTCTCGATGAAAATCTTCATCTTGACGATATTCGAGAAACCGTTACCTCCATCATCCAGGTCGAGCTTGCCTATGTCGGCGTATTCATTGAGCAGCTCGCATTGGGCAAATACAGCATCTGCTGA
- a CDS encoding rod shape-determining protein — MSFFGYLFRDIAVDLGTANTLVFIRDKGVVLNEPSIVARERSTGKVVAIGQDALLMHEKTHPGIVTIKPLANGVIADYEATEELIKGLIKKTKSQFSFGIRRMVIGIPSGITEVEKRAVRDSAEHIGAKEVYLVAEPMAAAIGIGLDVKEPMGNMVVDIGGGTTEIAVISLGGIASGESLRVAGTDITSSIMRHFRKAYNLAIGERTAEEVKIRIASANKLDKELTMTVRGRNLVTALPEEREVNSPTIREAIATPISQIINSIKKCLEVTKPELSADVLDRGLFLAGGGALIKDLDKKIHDETKLAVHISEDPLTAVARGTGKVLEDLENYRTVLLPTKRY, encoded by the coding sequence ATGAGCTTTTTTGGTTATCTATTCAGAGACATTGCCGTAGATCTTGGGACAGCAAACACACTTGTATTTATTCGTGATAAAGGTGTAGTACTCAACGAACCATCAATTGTCGCCCGGGAACGCAGTACCGGCAAAGTCGTTGCTATAGGACAGGATGCACTCCTGATGCACGAAAAAACCCATCCTGGAATCGTCACCATCAAACCGCTTGCAAACGGAGTCATAGCCGATTACGAAGCCACCGAAGAACTCATAAAAGGTTTGATCAAAAAAACCAAAAGCCAGTTCTCGTTTGGTATTCGCAGAATGGTTATCGGAATCCCATCGGGTATTACCGAAGTGGAAAAAAGAGCTGTGCGTGATTCTGCGGAACATATAGGAGCCAAGGAAGTCTATCTTGTTGCCGAACCGATGGCAGCGGCGATCGGTATTGGCCTTGATGTCAAGGAACCTATGGGCAACATGGTTGTAGATATCGGTGGTGGCACAACCGAAATTGCGGTAATTTCACTTGGAGGTATTGCTTCGGGCGAATCGCTTCGTGTAGCAGGGACCGATATCACCAGCTCAATTATGCGTCATTTCAGAAAGGCTTACAACCTCGCTATTGGAGAAAGAACAGCCGAGGAGGTTAAAATACGCATTGCATCGGCAAACAAGCTCGATAAAGAGCTGACCATGACCGTGAGGGGACGAAATCTCGTTACCGCTCTTCCGGAAGAACGCGAAGTCAACTCTCCGACCATACGGGAAGCAATTGCAACACCAATCAGCCAGATCATCAACTCGATCAAGAAATGCCTTGAAGTAACCAAGCCGGAGTTGTCAGCCGATGTTCTCGACAGAGGTTTGTTTCTGGCCGGAGGCGGTGCGCTCATCAAGGATCTCGACAAGAAAATCCACGATGAAACGAAACTTGCCGTTCACATCAGCGAGGATCCCTTGACGGCTGTCGCGCGAGGAACCGGGAAAGTGCTGGAAGACCTGGAAAACTACCGGACTGTTCTACTCCCGACAAAGAGATATTGA
- the murA gene encoding UDP-N-acetylglucosamine 1-carboxyvinyltransferase — protein MEKLVIHGGHKLCGSVKASGSKNSALPLMAAALLCCHGEIKLSHIPDLKDIRTFNKLLGYLGAETSYAENILSISTSNIRCVQAPYELVKQMRASIYVLGPLLARFGHASVSLPGGCAFGPRPIDLHLMAMEKLGASVTIEKGFIEATIQGTRLKGAAIDFPITSVGATGNALMAAVLAEGKTTIRNAAVEPEIVTLCRFLNAMGADVRGTGTPSLEIEGVETLNATEFTNIFDRIEAATLLTAGAITGSTITVTDVNPSQLTTILTKFEEAGCKVITDTDAITLESPDVLVRSDVIANPYPLFPTDMQAQWIALMTQAEGVSHVIDKIYHERFNHIPELNRLGAHIEIRDNEAMVHGPRQLTGTKVMSTDLRASASLVLAGLVAEGVTEVLRIYHLDRGYERIEQKLNSLGAAIARDSYQEFA, from the coding sequence ATGGAGAAACTCGTTATTCACGGGGGGCACAAGCTCTGTGGCTCCGTTAAAGCATCGGGCTCGAAAAACTCGGCATTGCCGCTTATGGCGGCAGCATTGCTTTGCTGCCATGGCGAAATAAAGCTTTCACATATTCCCGACCTCAAAGACATCCGAACCTTCAATAAACTACTGGGTTATCTCGGGGCGGAAACATCCTACGCAGAGAACATCCTTAGTATCTCGACATCGAACATCCGCTGCGTCCAGGCACCTTATGAGCTCGTCAAACAGATGCGAGCGTCGATATATGTACTCGGACCACTCCTCGCAAGATTCGGCCACGCCAGCGTATCACTTCCCGGAGGATGTGCTTTCGGTCCCAGACCTATCGACCTGCACCTTATGGCAATGGAAAAGCTAGGAGCTTCTGTCACTATTGAAAAAGGATTCATCGAAGCAACGATACAGGGAACCCGTCTCAAGGGAGCGGCTATAGATTTTCCCATCACCTCGGTTGGAGCCACGGGAAATGCACTGATGGCAGCTGTCCTTGCAGAAGGCAAAACAACGATCAGAAATGCCGCAGTCGAGCCTGAAATAGTAACCCTTTGCCGTTTTCTCAATGCTATGGGGGCAGACGTCCGGGGAACCGGCACCCCTTCACTGGAAATCGAGGGAGTTGAAACGCTCAATGCAACGGAGTTCACCAACATATTCGATCGGATAGAAGCCGCAACGCTGCTGACAGCAGGCGCCATTACAGGAAGCACGATAACCGTAACAGACGTCAACCCTTCCCAACTCACTACCATTCTTACCAAATTTGAAGAAGCCGGGTGTAAAGTCATCACCGATACCGACGCAATTACCCTGGAAAGTCCTGATGTACTTGTCCGCTCAGATGTTATCGCTAACCCTTATCCGCTCTTTCCTACCGATATGCAGGCACAGTGGATCGCACTCATGACACAGGCAGAAGGAGTGAGTCATGTTATCGACAAGATATACCATGAGCGCTTCAACCATATCCCGGAACTCAACCGTCTCGGCGCACACATAGAGATTCGTGACAATGAAGCCATGGTTCATGGCCCCAGACAACTGACAGGCACAAAAGTGATGTCAACCGACCTGAGAGCATCTGCCTCCCTTGTATTGGCCGGGCTTGTTGCCGAAGGAGTCACGGAAGTACTTAGAATTTACCACCTTGACCGGGGCTATGAACGAATCGAGCAGAAACTGAACAGTCTCGGCGCTGCAATTGCAAGAGATTCCTATCAGGAGTTTGCATAG
- a CDS encoding DinB family protein: MPNLFTAAISQHLEIIAKRLVTCLHAVGATELWNDFAPNLSSPGNLVLHVTGNLNQYVLKTLGNKKIYRERDKEFCDKPGTNLETLTEMLETTISECISVVNSLDIERLSQTYRVQGLQYSGYGILIHATEHLSHHTGQFIWFCKYLFNADIDLFKGRDLNVQ, from the coding sequence ATGCCGAACCTTTTCACCGCTGCCATCAGCCAACACCTTGAGATCATCGCGAAACGTCTGGTCACCTGCCTTCATGCCGTCGGAGCTACAGAACTCTGGAACGATTTCGCCCCTAACCTCTCAAGTCCTGGGAACCTCGTTCTTCATGTGACCGGCAATCTCAATCAGTATGTTCTCAAAACCCTTGGCAACAAAAAAATCTATCGTGAACGCGACAAAGAGTTCTGCGATAAACCAGGTACAAACCTGGAAACACTCACTGAAATGCTTGAAACAACCATCAGTGAATGCATTTCTGTTGTGAACTCACTTGATATCGAACGACTTTCCCAAACCTATCGCGTGCAGGGTCTTCAATATAGTGGCTATGGCATTCTCATTCATGCAACAGAACACCTCAGTCATCATACCGGGCAGTTTATCTGGTTCTGTAAATACCTTTTCAATGCGGACATTGACCTCTTTAAAGGACGGGATCTGAATGTCCAGTAA
- the hisD gene encoding histidinol dehydrogenase gives MLRLFTYAEEKSELQRHLSRTVTFEPEVREVVQEILTNIEKRGDKALFEYTEKFQGFKPGEITVSADLIEEAYRSADRDFVAILEEAYNNITAFHKHESERSFFYEGENRVILGQRVTPLERVMLYVPGGKAAYPSSLLMNVVPAQVAGVQEIFLTTPCDSEGRVSSHILAAAHVAGIDTIYKFGGAQAVAAFAFGTERVPKVDKITGPGNKYVALAKKEVFGHVSIDSIAGPSEVAVIADDSADPEFIVLDLFAQSEHDPDASSVLITDSSELAEAVKTLATEKVSAMQRSDIIQQALAANGAIVLTKDIREACEVSNMIAPEHLELHVRDSWEILPDLKHAGAIFMGSYSCESVGDYFAGPNHTLPTNGTARFFSPLSVRDFIKHTSLISYSKEQLGLSGEKIAQFADHENLQAHAEAVRARLRKLGR, from the coding sequence GTGTTAAGGTTGTTTACCTATGCCGAAGAAAAGTCGGAGCTGCAGCGTCACCTCAGTCGTACTGTTACTTTTGAGCCTGAAGTCCGGGAAGTGGTTCAGGAAATTCTGACAAACATAGAAAAACGTGGTGATAAAGCGCTTTTTGAGTACACCGAGAAATTCCAGGGCTTCAAGCCGGGAGAGATTACCGTTTCGGCGGATCTGATCGAGGAGGCATATAGAAGTGCCGACAGGGACTTCGTTGCCATTCTCGAGGAGGCATATAACAACATAACTGCTTTTCATAAGCATGAGTCTGAGAGAAGTTTCTTTTACGAAGGGGAGAACCGCGTTATTCTCGGCCAGAGGGTGACGCCGCTTGAGCGGGTGATGCTCTATGTACCGGGTGGAAAAGCAGCCTATCCTTCTTCTCTTCTCATGAATGTTGTTCCTGCTCAAGTTGCTGGCGTTCAAGAAATTTTCTTGACAACACCATGCGACAGCGAGGGGAGGGTAAGTTCTCATATTCTTGCGGCAGCTCATGTTGCCGGAATCGATACGATTTACAAGTTCGGTGGCGCGCAGGCGGTTGCGGCTTTTGCATTCGGCACTGAACGTGTACCGAAAGTCGACAAGATTACCGGACCGGGCAACAAATATGTCGCTTTGGCAAAAAAGGAGGTTTTCGGCCATGTTTCCATAGACAGCATTGCCGGGCCTTCCGAGGTTGCTGTAATTGCCGATGATTCGGCTGATCCTGAGTTTATCGTGCTCGATCTTTTTGCACAGTCCGAACATGATCCTGACGCTTCATCTGTTTTGATTACCGATTCGTCAGAGCTGGCGGAAGCTGTTAAAACCCTGGCAACCGAAAAGGTCTCTGCAATGCAGCGGAGTGACATTATACAGCAGGCTTTGGCGGCAAACGGTGCGATTGTTTTAACCAAGGATATTCGTGAAGCATGTGAGGTTTCAAACATGATCGCGCCGGAACATCTCGAGTTGCATGTCCGTGACAGCTGGGAAATCCTTCCTGACTTGAAGCATGCCGGAGCGATCTTTATGGGAAGTTATTCATGCGAATCTGTAGGCGATTATTTTGCCGGGCCGAATCATACTCTTCCGACTAACGGAACCGCCCGCTTCTTCTCTCCGCTTTCGGTTCGCGATTTTATCAAGCATACCTCTCTTATCTCCTATTCTAAAGAGCAGCTTGGTTTGTCGGGTGAAAAGATTGCTCAATTTGCCGATCATGAAAATCTTCAGGCCCATGCCGAGGCGGTCAGAGCCAGGCTGAGAAAGCTTGGCCGATAG
- the bshA gene encoding N-acetyl-alpha-D-glucosaminyl L-malate synthase BshA, producing MKIGISCHHTYGGSGAVATELGKALADRGHIVHFINRSAPFRLGTFSKNIFYHEVEAVHYPVFECPFYSLALATKIAEVATYEKLDVVHAHYAIPHALSAMLARQMLEESCSDARCFRLATTLHGTDITVVGADSSMHGAVRLAINKSDGVTAVSEFLKKETVRLFDPRGEVEVIPNFVDTELFYRLPHTREIREQLELDSEKVCIHISNFRPVKRIRDVLKTFYTIVQRVSATLLLVGDGPERSEAEVWVRENGIAEHVRFLGKIDDIVPLLSVSDLMLMPSGGESFGLAALEAMACGVPVIVTNMGGFPEFIGNGKHGFLVELGNVGRMSEKALELLSDEKKWETFSKNCVEQAHKYHVFRLVEQYEVFYTRLVEEERGGKKGKS from the coding sequence ATGAAAATAGGTATTTCCTGTCACCATACATATGGCGGTAGTGGCGCGGTGGCGACCGAGTTGGGTAAGGCTCTTGCTGATCGGGGTCATATCGTGCACTTTATCAATCGCTCGGCTCCGTTTCGGCTTGGAACCTTCTCGAAAAACATCTTTTATCATGAGGTCGAAGCCGTACATTACCCGGTTTTCGAGTGCCCCTTTTATTCACTTGCCCTTGCAACAAAGATTGCAGAAGTGGCGACCTACGAGAAACTCGATGTCGTGCATGCGCACTATGCTATTCCCCATGCGCTCAGTGCTATGCTTGCACGTCAGATGCTCGAAGAGTCATGTTCGGATGCGAGATGTTTCAGGCTGGCAACGACTCTGCATGGTACCGACATTACCGTGGTTGGTGCGGACAGCAGTATGCATGGTGCTGTCAGGCTTGCTATCAATAAATCCGATGGGGTTACTGCTGTTTCGGAATTTCTGAAAAAGGAGACCGTAAGGCTGTTTGATCCGAGAGGTGAGGTTGAAGTGATTCCGAATTTTGTCGATACGGAACTGTTTTACCGCTTGCCGCATACCAGGGAAATTCGTGAGCAACTCGAGCTTGACAGTGAAAAGGTCTGTATTCATATTTCCAATTTCAGACCGGTCAAACGGATTCGCGATGTTCTGAAGACCTTTTATACGATTGTACAGCGTGTATCTGCTACCTTGCTGCTTGTGGGTGACGGTCCGGAAAGAAGTGAGGCTGAAGTCTGGGTAAGGGAAAACGGTATTGCAGAACATGTTCGGTTCCTCGGCAAGATCGATGATATCGTTCCATTGCTTTCAGTTTCCGACTTGATGCTCATGCCTAGCGGAGGGGAATCGTTCGGCCTTGCCGCTCTTGAAGCCATGGCTTGTGGGGTGCCGGTCATAGTGACGAACATGGGTGGTTTTCCAGAGTTTATCGGAAACGGTAAACATGGATTCCTCGTCGAACTCGGCAATGTCGGTCGAATGTCGGAAAAAGCCCTTGAGCTGCTTTCCGATGAGAAGAAGTGGGAGACTTTTTCGAAAAACTGTGTGGAACAGGCTCACAAATACCATGTTTTCAGGCTTGTCGAGCAGTATGAAGTGTTTTACACTCGGTTAGTGGAAGAAGAGAGGGGAGGGAAAAAAGGCAAAAGTTAG